A stretch of the Dyella telluris genome encodes the following:
- a CDS encoding glycosyltransferase family 4 protein, with amino-acid sequence MKAVLFANTDWYLYNFRRSLAMSLLRAGYDVLLISPDGPYGPRLRELGLRWEPLPMERRSLNVLRESALLLHLVRMLRREQPDVVHGFTIKCAVYGSLAAKMAGIPARINAVAGMGYVFTSDQLKARLLRPVVRGLLKLALGGEQGRLILQNSDDVKLFRQAALVEPAHIRLIRGSGVDCGKFAGNSPRKNREGATRILLASRMLWDKGIGEYIAALRLLRNRGYTVQAMLAGTPDPGNPAAIPEQTLREWVDEGTVTWLGHVDDMNALLASVDIVVLPSYREGLPRTLVEAAACALPLITTDVPGCREVVADGVDGLLVPVRSVEPLAQAMRQLLDDPALARRLGEAARTKARNYFDERIVIERTLGVYAELCGPGQEARQRRYG; translated from the coding sequence ATGAAAGCCGTTCTGTTCGCCAACACCGACTGGTACCTCTATAACTTTCGACGAAGCCTGGCCATGTCCCTGCTCAGGGCGGGCTACGACGTGTTGCTGATTTCGCCGGACGGGCCCTATGGTCCGCGCCTGCGCGAGCTTGGCCTGCGCTGGGAACCGCTGCCGATGGAGCGGCGCAGCCTCAACGTACTGCGCGAAAGCGCGTTGCTGTTGCATCTGGTTCGCATGCTGCGGCGCGAACAGCCCGACGTGGTCCATGGGTTCACCATCAAGTGCGCCGTGTATGGCTCGCTTGCCGCGAAGATGGCGGGCATACCCGCTCGCATCAATGCAGTGGCAGGCATGGGGTACGTGTTCACCAGCGACCAGCTCAAGGCGCGCCTGCTGCGCCCGGTGGTGCGCGGCCTGCTGAAGCTCGCCCTGGGCGGGGAGCAGGGGCGCTTGATACTGCAGAATTCCGATGATGTGAAACTGTTCCGGCAGGCTGCGCTGGTCGAGCCTGCCCATATCCGCCTCATCCGCGGCTCGGGTGTGGACTGCGGGAAGTTTGCCGGCAACTCGCCCCGAAAGAACCGCGAGGGCGCCACGCGCATCCTGCTGGCCAGCCGCATGCTGTGGGACAAGGGCATCGGCGAATACATCGCCGCACTGCGTCTGCTTCGAAACCGGGGCTATACCGTGCAGGCCATGCTGGCCGGAACGCCGGATCCGGGTAACCCGGCGGCCATTCCCGAACAGACCTTGCGCGAATGGGTGGACGAGGGAACCGTGACCTGGCTGGGCCACGTGGACGACATGAATGCCTTGTTGGCTTCGGTGGATATCGTGGTGTTGCCGAGTTATCGCGAGGGCCTGCCACGAACTCTGGTCGAGGCGGCGGCCTGCGCGCTGCCATTGATCACGACAGACGTTCCCGGTTGCCGCGAAGTCGTTGCCGATGGCGTTGACGGCTTGCTTGTGCCAGTGCGCAGCGTGGAGCCGCTTGCGCAGGCCATGCGTCAGTTGCTGGACGATCCCGCCCTGGCGCGACGGCTGGGAGAGGCCGCGCGCACCAAGGCGCGTAACTATTTTGATGAGCGCATCGTCATCGAGCGCACGCTGGGCGTTTACGCCGAACTGTGCGGCCCTGGCCAGGAAGCCAGGCAGAGGCGCTACGGCTGA